CTGCGAACGCAGCCTTGGCTGACTCGAGCTGCACAGCCGTGCAGTGCGTTCCGGGCGACACTGAAATGACGCCCCGGCCCAACTTGGAGGGAGTGTTCGGCATAGTGCGGATCACCGGCTGGCCGTCCGGGAGGGCCGCCTCAAGCTGGGCAATGGAAACCGCGGCAGCAACGCTGACCACCACAGTATCCTTCGCCAGCGCCGGGCTGATTTCCCGGGCGAGGTCCGTGATGCCCACAGGCTTGACGCCCAGGATAACCATGCTGGAACCCTTGGTGGCCAGCTTGTTGTTGTCCGGTTCCTCTTCGCCTGCAATAGCGGTAACCCGGTGCCGCTCGGCCAGCTCCTCCGCCCGCTCGGCCCGCCGCACCGTGGCGACGATGTCCGAAGGGGCGGTCCCGGCAGCAAGGATGCCGGTGAGAATTGCCTCGTTCATTGATCCACAGCCAAGGAATGCGATTCGGTTGCTCATTGGTCCATCATGGCAGTTCCCCTGCGGAGGGGTCGAACGGAGTCCGCACTGAGGGATTCACAGCAAGTTCCCAAGATTATTGCAGGCCCCACCCAAGGTTGGTCCGTAAGTTGGTTCTTACCTCATTGAGGGTGCGAGTGATGAGGCGGGCATGGGGATGTCCGCCAGCAGCACCGGTGGCCGGGACGGGTTTTCCCCCATTTCCCGATTCGGCCGCCGGTGCTTTCGCTTTTAAGCGGGGTTATGGGGGTTATAGGACAAAACGTGTGTAAATCCCGGGCGTGTTAGGTGCGTCCTGCCCAGCCGGTGCGGTGCCAGAGGCCTTCGTCTGGGCTGAGGCCGGTGCTGTAGAGCTCTGGGCCTGGTTCTTGTTCCTGCAGGGTCTGGGTTGTTCTCTTGGCTGGTCGGTAGTAACTCGTTTCGATGAGCGCGGCCGGTGGGCGGGGTTGCTCGCTGTGTAGGTAGAGGTACCACTCGATCGCTCGCTTTTGGTGTTCCTCGCCCATGCCGCGGTGAGTCCGCAGGATCAGCCGGAGTTGGGCGTTGGTGCCGCCTTCGATCCTGTTCGTTGTCGAGGCGATGTCCAGCCCGTTGTATTCACGGCTCAGGTAGGTGAAGAGCGTGCCGGCCTGGCCGAGGCGTTCGAGCAGCCGGTAGGCCTTCCGGAGCCTGTCGTGGGTGTACCACCAGGCCTGATTCGATCGGACCCATCCCGGAGCAACGGCCGTCGCGGCGCGGTAGGTGCGGGCTTTGACCAGGGCCCCGTGTTCCTGGTGCCAGGCATTGAGCCCTGCCAGCCATGCTGCTGCTTCGGCCGGGGCGTTGATCCGTGTCAGCGCCCGTCCTAGCCGCAGCAATGCCCTGCCTGCCTCTGTTCTGGGCCGGCTGGTCAGGTAGGTGCGGACGTTCCGCTGGACATGGACCAGGCAGCGTTGGACCGCGGTTTCGGACCAGCACTCCGACAGGGCAGCGGCGATCCCGGACCCGCCGTCGGTGATCACCACCCGTGGTGCCGGGAACCGTTGCAGCAACGCCGCCCACGCGGTCTTCTTCTCGGTGTCACACCACTGCCAGCCCAGCACATGTTCCCCGGCAACAGCGATCAAACAGCACCACGAGCCGACGTAGATCCCATCGACCTGGATCTGGTCATGGACCTCACCGGTGGCAGGGATCCGCGGGACGATGTTCCAGCACCAGGCAGTGCGCCGACGGAAGGACCGGGCCGTGCCAAACGAGGCAGCAGCGGCCTGGCCGGTGGTGCCCATCAACCAGCCAAGGAACGCTTCCAACTCGGCCCTGCGACTGACATCCGGGCGTTCACCAGAGCGGCTCGACCCGCAGTTCAGGCACCGGTAGCGTTGTTTGCCCGCTGACGTTTTCCCGTTCCGAACCAGCGTTTGGCCACACACCAAACATTTCCCAGATATGCAAGCACCCCAGCCACACTAAGCTCCAAAAGCTTAGCTACCCCGAATTTCGCCCGCCGATACTGAGAAGCAAGCCCCTCCGTTACACACGTTTTGTCCTATAACCCGGTTATGGGACAAAACGCGAGGCAAAGGCTTCCGCTGTAAGCACGCCAAAGCCCGGGCCCAGGTTTTATGTCCGGGTCCCGGGCCTTGCCGAAGCCGGCGCTACCCCTCCAGGCTGCGGACCGGGGCAGCGAGGTGCTGGCGTGCGAAGCGCAACGTCTCAGCGAGCATCTCCTCACGCTCCCCGGTGACCTTGGCCTTACGGGTGGAAATCTCGGCCACCACCGCGCCTGTGAACCCGTTGGAGGCAAGATGTTGAAGGACACCGGCGCACTGCTGGGTTCCTGTTCCCGGGACCAGGTGTTCGTCTTTGCCCGAGCCTGAACCATCCGTGAGATGGACGTGCCGCAGTTTGCTGCCCAAGGCCTTCACGGCCTCCAAACTGTTGGCCCCGGCAGTGGCCGCATGCGAGAAGTCCCACGTGACGGCGTCGTAATCCCCCTCCATAGGGTCCCAGTGCGGCAGGTAAGCCACCGCTTCACGTCCCCGGACGCGCCACGGGTACATGTTTTCAACGGCGATGTGCACTTGGTACATTGCCGAGATCTCACGGACGCCTTCAACGAAGTTTTCGGCGTAGTTGGACTGCCACCGGAAAGGCGGGTGCACCACCACGGTGTCGCAACCCACCTCCTTGGCCATCTGGCAGGAACGCTCAATCTTGTTCCAGGCGGTGCCCCAAACCTGTTGCGTCAACAACAGCGTGGGTGCGTGGATGGACACGATTTCCTGGTTGTAGCGGTGGCTTAGCTGGATGAGCGCACCGGGGTTTTGGCTCACGGCATTGTTGGTGACCATGACCTCCACGCCGTCATAACCGAGGTCCTGGGCCACGGCGAAGGCGTCGTGGACGCTGAGCGGGTAAACGGATGCGCTGGACAGCGCCACCGGAATCCGGCGATGGTTCTCTGAAGGTTCGACGTCGGTAGTCATCCTAGGAAGCCACCCCCCTTGCCGTCATGGCCGGTGCCGTGTCGGAGACCGGCGCGCCGAGCTGTACCGGCAGGCCCTCTACCGGGTGCGCGGGACCGTCGGCATCTGCTTGCCCGGCCGTTTCCAAGTGCTTGTCTGTGTCCGTGTGCTCTTCGCTTTCCTTGGCCTTCTTCTTCTTTTTGGACTTGTCTTTCTTGCGCTTGCCCACATGCGGGGCCGGTTCGAGGGCTTCCTCGAACACCAACTGGTCCAGCCGGCGGAGGATCAGGCCCTCCCGCAGCGCCCACGGGCAGATCTCCATTTTGGGGAACTCGAAAAGCTCCAGTGCAGCCTCGGCGACCAGCGCTCCGGCGAGCAGCTGGCGGGCCCGGGCGTCGGAAACTCCCGGGAGGTACAGGCGATCCGCCACGGTCATGGCGGAGATCCGCTGTGCCCAGAGGCCGAGGTCCGCCGCATGGAGCTCGCGTTTGACGTACGGGCCTGCGGCGCTCGGCGCGGCACCCGCAATACGTGCCAGGGACCGGAAAGTCTTGGACGTCCCCGCCACGAGGTTGGCCCGGCCGAGTTCCTGGAATTCG
The Paenarthrobacter ureafaciens genome window above contains:
- the proC gene encoding pyrroline-5-carboxylate reductase, which codes for MSNRIAFLGCGSMNEAILTGILAAGTAPSDIVATVRRAERAEELAERHRVTAIAGEEEPDNNKLATKGSSMVILGVKPVGITDLAREISPALAKDTVVVSVAAAVSIAQLEAALPDGQPVIRTMPNTPSKLGRGVISVSPGTHCTAVQLESAKAAFAGAGKVVEIPEEQVDALSAISGSGPAYAFYLAEAMAAAGVELGLDEELSVMLARETVAGAGFMLAEPGADPSALRKAVTSPNGTTERAIAAFDDGGLPKIIAEGARAAAARAAEITKELG
- a CDS encoding IS1249 family transposase gives rise to the protein MCGQTLVRNGKTSAGKQRYRCLNCGSSRSGERPDVSRRAELEAFLGWLMGTTGQAAAASFGTARSFRRRTAWCWNIVPRIPATGEVHDQIQVDGIYVGSWCCLIAVAGEHVLGWQWCDTEKKTAWAALLQRFPAPRVVITDGGSGIAAALSECWSETAVQRCLVHVQRNVRTYLTSRPRTEAGRALLRLGRALTRINAPAEAAAWLAGLNAWHQEHGALVKARTYRAATAVAPGWVRSNQAWWYTHDRLRKAYRLLERLGQAGTLFTYLSREYNGLDIASTTNRIEGGTNAQLRLILRTHRGMGEEHQKRAIEWYLYLHSEQPRPPAALIETSYYRPAKRTTQTLQEQEPGPELYSTGLSPDEGLWHRTGWAGRT
- a CDS encoding sugar phosphate isomerase/epimerase family protein, which translates into the protein MTTDVEPSENHRRIPVALSSASVYPLSVHDAFAVAQDLGYDGVEVMVTNNAVSQNPGALIQLSHRYNQEIVSIHAPTLLLTQQVWGTAWNKIERSCQMAKEVGCDTVVVHPPFRWQSNYAENFVEGVREISAMYQVHIAVENMYPWRVRGREAVAYLPHWDPMEGDYDAVTWDFSHAATAGANSLEAVKALGSKLRHVHLTDGSGSGKDEHLVPGTGTQQCAGVLQHLASNGFTGAVVAEISTRKAKVTGEREEMLAETLRFARQHLAAPVRSLEG